The following proteins come from a genomic window of Flavobacterium crocinum:
- a CDS encoding DUF3037 domain-containing protein, which yields MQDNHLYEYAVIRVVPRVEREEFLNIGIILFCKKAKFIKVLFHLNKEKIQALSTDFDIEQLECNLTSLVKIANGAKDGGPIAEFEIPERFRWLTAIRSSAIQTSRPHPGLSQDLEKTIQRLFEELVL from the coding sequence ATGCAAGATAACCACTTATACGAATATGCTGTGATTCGTGTTGTGCCAAGGGTAGAACGCGAAGAATTCCTGAATATCGGAATCATTTTGTTTTGCAAAAAAGCCAAATTTATAAAAGTACTTTTTCATCTCAATAAAGAAAAAATCCAAGCCCTTTCTACCGATTTTGATATCGAACAATTAGAATGCAACCTTACGTCATTAGTTAAAATAGCAAATGGAGCCAAAGACGGCGGTCCAATTGCGGAGTTTGAGATTCCAGAACGTTTTCGCTGGTTAACCGCAATTAGAAGTTCTGCGATCCAAACCTCAAGACCTCATCCAGGCTTGAGTCAGGACTTGGAGAAAACCATTCAGCGTTTGTTTGAGGAATTGGTACTTTAA
- a CDS encoding NAD(P)H-hydrate dehydratase, whose translation MKSPYLITKEEILKIYKPVNPHAHKGTQGHAVIIAGSYGKVGAAILASKSCLKSGCGLVTTFIPKCGYQILQISIPEVMTVTDENTNFITNIHLPLIPQAIGIGPGLGKELGTQKALFEFLRVNKSPLVLDADALNIISENLSWLELVPEDTILTPHPKELERLIGKWNSESEKFQKTISFSEKYKVIMVMKGAPTFIINRNSVYENTTGNAALATAGSGDTLTGILTSLLAQGYEPKYASKFGVYLHGLTADLALPKTGYESFTAATIIKYLGKAFLELDN comes from the coding sequence ATGAAGTCTCCGTATTTAATCACAAAAGAAGAAATCTTAAAAATTTACAAACCTGTAAATCCACACGCACATAAAGGAACACAAGGCCACGCCGTGATTATCGCCGGAAGCTACGGAAAAGTAGGAGCAGCCATTTTGGCATCAAAATCTTGCCTAAAATCGGGCTGCGGACTCGTAACAACTTTTATACCTAAATGTGGTTATCAAATCCTTCAGATTTCGATTCCTGAAGTAATGACCGTTACAGACGAAAACACCAATTTCATTACCAATATCCATTTACCATTAATTCCCCAAGCCATAGGAATAGGGCCGGGATTAGGAAAAGAACTCGGAACACAAAAAGCTTTATTTGAATTTTTAAGAGTAAATAAATCACCTTTAGTTCTCGATGCCGATGCCTTAAACATTATTTCAGAAAATTTATCATGGCTGGAATTAGTTCCCGAAGACACCATTTTAACACCTCATCCAAAAGAATTAGAACGCTTAATAGGCAAATGGAATTCAGAATCCGAAAAATTCCAAAAAACAATCTCTTTTTCAGAAAAATACAAAGTAATCATGGTCATGAAAGGCGCACCAACATTCATTATCAACAGAAATTCAGTTTACGAAAACACCACAGGAAACGCAGCACTTGCAACAGCAGGAAGCGGCGACACTTTAACCGGAATTCTGACAAGTCTTTTAGCACAAGGTTACGAACCCAAATACGCCTCAAAATTCGGAGTTTATCTCCACGGTTTAACAGCAGATCTTGCTTTGCCCAAAACGGGTTATGAGTCTTTTACAGCTGCTACGATTATTAAGTACTTAGGAAAAGCGTTTTTGGAATTAGATAATTAG
- a CDS encoding Crp/Fnr family transcriptional regulator: MYDLLRKNIERKVPLTDEEWNIIASKAELVKLKKNQFLQIQDSHNSYEGFILKGSFKTYIVNENGTETVIFFSFEDEWMCDLESFYHQKPTTYNIKAIEDSEILVISKMRKAQLFAEIPKIMQFHVLMIERANVAIQQRLLDVLNKTSKQRYLDFIERYPQKVSSINNKNLSSYLGVSHEFLSKIKRAVS, encoded by the coding sequence ATGTACGACCTACTACGAAAAAACATTGAAAGGAAAGTTCCGCTCACCGATGAAGAGTGGAACATCATTGCTTCTAAAGCAGAACTTGTAAAACTAAAGAAAAATCAGTTTCTGCAGATCCAGGATTCACATAACAGTTATGAGGGATTTATTTTGAAAGGATCATTTAAGACCTACATCGTAAACGAAAACGGAACAGAAACCGTAATTTTCTTTTCGTTTGAAGACGAATGGATGTGTGACCTGGAAAGTTTTTATCATCAAAAACCAACGACTTACAACATCAAAGCCATTGAAGACAGCGAAATTTTGGTTATCAGTAAAATGAGAAAAGCGCAATTGTTTGCAGAAATCCCAAAGATTATGCAGTTTCATGTGCTCATGATTGAACGCGCAAATGTCGCCATTCAGCAAAGACTTTTAGACGTTTTAAACAAAACCTCAAAACAGCGTTATCTGGATTTTATAGAACGATATCCTCAAAAAGTAAGTTCGATAAATAACAAGAATCTGTCATCATATTTGGGCGTTTCTCATGAGTTTTTATCGAAAATTAAAAGAGCGGTTTCTTGA
- the gcvT gene encoding glycine cleavage system aminomethyltransferase GcvT, with the protein MKNTALTHIHEGLGAKMLPFAGYNMPITYEGVNAEHETVRNSVGVFDVSHMGEFLLTGPNALALIQKVTSNDASTLTIGRAQYSCLPNNEGGIVDDLIIYKMKEEQYLLVVNASNIEKDWNWISSHNDLGVEMKNLSDDYSLLAIQGPKAVEAMQALSSVNLAAIPYYHFEVGDFAGIEHVIISATGYTGSGGFEIYCKNDEVEQVWNKVFEAGEAFGIKPIGLAARDTLRLEMGFCLYGNDINDTTSPLEAGLGWITKFTKDFTNSEALKKQKEAGVTRKLVAFEMQERAVPRHDYEIVDASGEVIGIVTSGTMSPSMNKGIGLGYVTVANSAVDSDIFIRIRKNDVPAKVVKLPFYKK; encoded by the coding sequence ATGAAAAATACTGCGCTTACGCACATACATGAAGGTTTAGGAGCAAAAATGCTTCCTTTTGCTGGTTATAACATGCCTATTACTTATGAAGGGGTTAATGCTGAACATGAAACGGTTCGTAATAGTGTGGGCGTTTTTGACGTTTCGCATATGGGTGAATTTTTGTTAACAGGTCCAAATGCTTTGGCTTTGATTCAGAAAGTGACTTCAAATGATGCTTCGACTTTGACTATTGGAAGAGCGCAATATTCTTGTCTTCCTAATAACGAAGGTGGCATTGTGGATGATTTGATTATTTATAAAATGAAAGAGGAGCAATATTTACTGGTTGTAAATGCTTCTAACATTGAAAAAGACTGGAACTGGATTTCGTCTCATAACGATTTGGGTGTTGAAATGAAAAACCTTTCTGATGATTATTCATTACTGGCAATTCAGGGACCAAAAGCAGTTGAGGCTATGCAGGCTTTAAGTTCTGTAAATTTAGCTGCAATTCCTTATTACCATTTTGAAGTAGGGGATTTTGCCGGAATTGAGCATGTAATTATTTCGGCTACCGGTTATACAGGTTCTGGCGGATTTGAAATTTACTGCAAAAATGATGAGGTAGAACAGGTTTGGAATAAAGTTTTTGAAGCTGGTGAGGCATTCGGAATTAAACCAATTGGTCTTGCTGCCCGTGATACTTTACGTTTGGAAATGGGATTCTGTTTATACGGAAATGATATTAACGATACTACTTCTCCGCTTGAGGCAGGTTTAGGATGGATTACAAAATTCACTAAAGATTTTACTAATTCTGAAGCGCTTAAAAAACAAAAAGAAGCGGGAGTTACAAGAAAGTTAGTTGCTTTTGAAATGCAGGAACGCGCAGTGCCAAGACACGATTACGAAATTGTGGACGCTTCTGGCGAAGTAATCGGAATTGTAACTTCCGGAACGATGTCGCCTTCTATGAACAAAGGGATCGGTTTAGGATATGTAACGGTTGCTAACAGTGCTGTTGACAGTGATATTTTTATTAGAATCAGGAAAAATGATGTTCCAGCTAAAGTGGTAAAACTACCTTTTTACAAGAAATAA
- a CDS encoding coiled-coil domain-containing protein: protein MALTDLIKDLIDTAKERLKTPISGAFLWSFIIYNWRPILLLVFSNASIENKIIVINHEYCNFWAIFWPLVLATFYTVLIPKIMLQIENDLAPTQDKRVTKRYESEKHLVKQKTNVAREEFLLKNAESGNKEIQELLNQIESLKQQNESLQESIKQINDSNKRTIDELNNSLKLANSNVKIDLSESDTDQLNLIEYSKFLEKQELMNKFNNRIKNLSTKSRKEILNIVENLTRDEISSLEGLTISESGQVIRYTNLPTKTLSSLVSKKLINREKTENSFRVTLTDNGYIIYNILKTD from the coding sequence ATGGCATTAACAGACCTAATAAAGGATTTAATAGACACCGCTAAAGAAAGATTAAAAACACCAATATCAGGAGCATTTTTATGGTCGTTTATAATTTATAACTGGCGCCCTATTTTACTATTAGTTTTTTCTAATGCGTCTATTGAAAATAAAATAATAGTAATTAACCATGAGTACTGTAACTTTTGGGCTATATTTTGGCCTTTAGTATTAGCAACATTTTATACCGTGTTAATTCCTAAAATAATGTTGCAAATTGAAAATGATCTAGCACCAACACAAGATAAAAGAGTAACAAAACGTTACGAATCAGAAAAACATCTAGTGAAACAAAAAACTAATGTTGCCAGGGAAGAGTTTTTATTAAAAAATGCAGAATCAGGAAATAAGGAAATTCAAGAATTACTGAACCAGATCGAGTCGTTAAAACAACAAAATGAAAGCCTTCAGGAAAGTATTAAACAAATAAATGATTCGAACAAAAGGACTATTGATGAACTTAATAATTCGCTTAAACTTGCAAATTCAAATGTAAAGATAGATCTAAGCGAAAGCGATACAGATCAACTGAATCTAATAGAGTACTCCAAGTTTTTAGAAAAACAGGAACTAATGAATAAGTTCAATAATAGAATAAAGAATTTGTCAACCAAAAGTCGTAAGGAGATTTTAAATATTGTAGAAAATTTGACTAGAGATGAAATAAGTTCTTTAGAAGGCCTAACTATCAGCGAATCGGGGCAGGTTATTAGATATACAAATCTACCCACCAAGACATTAAGTTCTTTAGTATCAAAAAAGCTTATAAATAGAGAAAAAACTGAAAACAGTTTCAGGGTTACTCTTACAGATAACGGATATATTATTTACAATATTTTAAAAACAGATTAG
- a CDS encoding GNAT family N-acetyltransferase, which yields MITKASLEDIPALTILINSAYRGESSKKGWTTEAHLLEGKRTDEQEMTQIFLDPKNTILKFTENNTIIGSVLLVEKENRLYLGMLTVSPELQNSGIGKKLLAEAENHAKSLGLSSIIMTVISVREELIAWYKRHGYVDTGKREAFPESGIHITVSEEPLEFIYLEKRL from the coding sequence ATGATTACAAAAGCATCACTTGAAGACATTCCGGCATTAACAATCTTAATCAACTCAGCCTACAGAGGAGAATCTTCTAAAAAAGGCTGGACAACTGAAGCTCATTTACTGGAAGGAAAAAGAACTGACGAACAGGAAATGACCCAAATTTTTCTGGATCCGAAAAATACCATTTTGAAATTTACCGAAAACAATACCATAATTGGTTCGGTTTTATTGGTTGAAAAAGAAAACCGATTGTATTTAGGAATGCTGACGGTTTCACCGGAACTTCAAAACAGCGGAATCGGAAAAAAACTTTTGGCTGAAGCCGAAAATCATGCGAAATCTTTAGGGTTATCGAGTATTATTATGACCGTTATTTCGGTTCGGGAAGAACTTATTGCCTGGTACAAACGCCATGGTTATGTGGATACAGGCAAAAGAGAAGCTTTTCCTGAAAGCGGTATTCATATTACGGTTTCTGAAGAGCCTTTGGAGTTTATCTATTTAGAAAAAAGGCTCTAA
- a CDS encoding pectate lyase family protein encodes MNLKSKLSMLILTLAFGFTACNSEEIASKTEAKIETTNEVIAETASTNSTAKIGNCAEVPGWASQNGGTTGGGSSAETTVTTYAQLKSAIENTAVKVIKVSGTITVTTRLSFQDQTGKTIYGANGAKLVSTNQTKDASGIINIKRCKNIIIRNLIFEGPGAYDTDGWDNAILDECTNVWVDHCEFRDGVDGNFDIKNKSDYISVTYSKFHYLKPPKAGGSGGTDDHRFSNLIGSSDGATADRGKLRITFARCWWAPGCKERMPRVRFGKVHIVNSFFNSTVSNKCIAAGFEADIRVESNVFEGVKNPIDLMTGFTAVTSTDNVFTSVTGTQAGSGTAFTPPYSIIKLNKTAVKADISANAGPTLGGNVCGSF; translated from the coding sequence ATGAACTTAAAATCAAAACTTTCAATGTTAATACTAACATTGGCTTTCGGATTTACGGCATGTAACTCTGAAGAAATTGCTTCCAAGACAGAAGCTAAAATCGAAACCACAAATGAAGTCATTGCCGAAACTGCTTCAACCAATTCAACTGCTAAAATTGGAAACTGCGCAGAGGTTCCAGGCTGGGCTTCGCAAAACGGGGGAACAACCGGAGGAGGTTCTTCAGCCGAAACTACTGTTACGACTTATGCGCAATTGAAATCGGCTATTGAGAACACTGCTGTAAAAGTCATCAAAGTTTCCGGAACGATTACTGTTACTACAAGATTATCTTTTCAGGATCAGACTGGTAAAACCATTTACGGTGCAAACGGAGCCAAATTGGTTTCAACAAATCAGACGAAAGATGCTTCGGGAATCATCAATATCAAAAGATGTAAAAACATCATTATCCGAAATTTGATTTTTGAAGGTCCGGGCGCTTATGACACTGATGGTTGGGACAATGCTATTTTGGACGAATGTACCAATGTTTGGGTGGATCACTGCGAATTCAGAGATGGTGTTGACGGGAACTTTGACATCAAAAACAAATCAGATTATATTTCAGTTACCTATTCTAAGTTTCATTATCTAAAACCACCAAAAGCAGGAGGTTCCGGCGGAACGGACGATCATAGGTTTTCTAACTTGATTGGTTCAAGTGACGGTGCAACTGCTGACCGCGGAAAATTAAGAATCACTTTTGCAAGATGCTGGTGGGCTCCGGGTTGTAAAGAAAGAATGCCTAGAGTGCGTTTTGGAAAAGTACACATTGTAAACAGTTTCTTTAACAGCACCGTAAGCAATAAATGTATTGCGGCAGGTTTTGAAGCCGACATCCGTGTAGAAAGCAACGTTTTTGAAGGGGTAAAAAATCCAATTGATTTAATGACAGGTTTTACAGCCGTTACATCCACTGATAATGTATTTACAAGTGTAACAGGAACTCAGGCCGGAAGCGGTACTGCTTTTACGCCGCCTTATTCTATTATAAAATTGAACAAAACTGCTGTTAAAGCTGATATTTCTGCAAATGCAGGACCTACTTTAGGTGGGAATGTTTGTGGCTCTTTTTAA
- the thrC gene encoding threonine synthase: MKYYSLNHNAPKVSFQEAVIQGLATDKGLYFPESITPLDPSFFDKIESLSHEEIAFEAIKQFVGDEIPADKLKEIIAETLVFDFPVVKVENGIYSLELFHGPTMAFKDVGARFMSRCLGYFNKDKKDAKNTVLVATSGDTGGAVASGFLGVDGVDVVILYPSGKVSDIQEKQLTTLGQNIKALEVDGVFDDCQDMVKKAFLDETLAHKNLTSANSINIARWLPQMFYFFFAYKALKSQNKPLVFSCPSGNFGNICAGIMAKKLGLPIEHFVASTNVNDTVPRFLENGKYDPKPSKATISNAMDVGNPSNFIRIQELYNNDLKAFEKDFSSYSYTDEETLEALKKIYNTDGYIAEPHGAVGYLGLKKELEKHPNAIGIFLETAHPIKFLDVVEPALGITLPIPAQIESVINEEKVSVKIGSYEELKAFLG, encoded by the coding sequence ATGAAATACTACAGTTTAAACCATAATGCCCCAAAAGTTTCTTTTCAGGAAGCTGTTATACAAGGATTAGCCACTGACAAAGGATTATATTTCCCGGAAAGTATTACACCGCTTGATCCTTCTTTTTTTGATAAAATCGAAAGTTTAAGCCACGAAGAAATCGCTTTTGAAGCGATCAAACAATTCGTTGGCGATGAAATACCTGCAGATAAATTAAAAGAAATCATTGCCGAAACTTTAGTTTTTGATTTTCCGGTTGTGAAAGTCGAAAACGGAATCTATTCGTTAGAATTATTCCACGGACCAACAATGGCATTTAAAGACGTTGGAGCGCGTTTTATGTCGCGTTGTTTGGGTTATTTTAATAAAGATAAAAAAGACGCTAAAAACACGGTTTTAGTAGCGACTTCCGGAGATACAGGCGGAGCCGTTGCCAGCGGATTTTTAGGCGTTGACGGTGTTGATGTTGTGATTTTATATCCTTCAGGAAAAGTGAGCGATATTCAGGAAAAACAATTGACTACTTTAGGGCAAAACATTAAAGCATTGGAAGTTGACGGTGTTTTTGACGATTGTCAGGATATGGTGAAAAAAGCATTTTTAGATGAAACTTTAGCGCATAAAAACCTGACTTCGGCAAACTCTATTAATATTGCGCGCTGGTTACCGCAAATGTTTTATTTCTTCTTTGCTTACAAAGCGTTGAAAAGCCAAAACAAACCTTTAGTTTTCTCTTGCCCAAGCGGAAACTTCGGTAATATCTGCGCCGGAATTATGGCTAAGAAATTAGGTTTGCCAATTGAGCATTTTGTAGCGTCTACAAACGTAAACGACACCGTGCCAAGATTCTTAGAAAACGGAAAATACGACCCGAAACCTTCTAAAGCAACAATTTCTAACGCCATGGACGTTGGAAACCCAAGCAACTTTATCAGGATTCAGGAATTGTACAACAACGATTTAAAAGCTTTCGAAAAAGACTTTTCTTCTTATAGTTATACGGATGAAGAAACTCTTGAAGCGCTAAAGAAAATCTACAACACAGATGGTTATATCGCAGAACCACACGGTGCTGTTGGTTATTTAGGTTTGAAAAAAGAACTAGAAAAACACCCAAATGCCATTGGTATTTTCTTAGAAACAGCGCATCCTATTAAATTTTTAGATGTTGTGGAGCCTGCATTAGGAATTACACTTCCTATTCCTGCTCAAATTGAGAGTGTAATTAATGAGGAGAAAGTGAGTGTAAAGATTGGGAGTTATGAGGAGTTAAAGGCTTTTTTGGGATAA
- a CDS encoding HipA family kinase, whose translation MKNNFDLRTVNVMRYITPLREGGSLPALAEADDDFKYVLKFRGAGHGVKALIAELVGGQIAKALKLQLPELVFANLDEAFGRTEADEEIQDLLQGSQGLNLALHFLSGAITFDPAVTTVDAKLASQIVWLDAYITNVDRTFKNTNMLIWHKELWLIDHGACLYFHHSWNNWEQHAKSPFALIKDHVLLPQASLLKEVDAEFKAILTPEILEEIVNTIPVDWLEWEDADETPEALRNVYLQFLKTRLENSEIFVNQAQNAR comes from the coding sequence ATGAAAAACAACTTCGATCTTAGAACAGTAAATGTCATGCGTTACATAACGCCACTGCGTGAAGGTGGATCTTTACCCGCTTTGGCAGAAGCTGATGACGACTTTAAATACGTATTAAAATTCAGGGGAGCCGGACACGGCGTAAAAGCCCTTATAGCCGAATTAGTTGGCGGACAAATTGCAAAAGCCTTAAAATTACAATTGCCGGAATTGGTTTTCGCCAATCTCGATGAAGCTTTCGGAAGAACAGAAGCCGACGAGGAAATTCAGGATTTATTACAAGGAAGCCAGGGATTAAATCTGGCGCTTCATTTTTTATCAGGCGCTATTACTTTTGATCCTGCGGTAACCACTGTAGATGCTAAACTGGCTTCTCAGATTGTTTGGCTGGACGCTTATATTACCAATGTTGACCGAACTTTCAAAAATACCAATATGCTGATCTGGCATAAAGAATTATGGCTGATTGATCACGGAGCTTGTTTGTATTTTCATCATTCCTGGAACAACTGGGAACAGCATGCCAAAAGTCCGTTTGCGTTGATAAAAGATCACGTTTTACTGCCTCAGGCTTCACTTTTAAAAGAAGTCGATGCTGAGTTTAAAGCCATTTTAACGCCAGAAATTTTAGAAGAAATTGTAAATACAATTCCAGTTGATTGGCTTGAATGGGAAGACGCAGACGAAACTCCTGAAGCATTGCGAAATGTGTACCTGCAGTTTTTAAAAACAAGATTAGAGAATTCAGAAATATTTGTAAATCAGGCTCAAAATGCAAGATAA
- a CDS encoding homoserine kinase encodes MKEIKLFCPATIANLSCGFDVLGLCLDNAGDEMIVRKVDQKGVRITKIVGADLPLETEKNVSGVAALAMLETLDELDFGFEIEIYKHIKAGSGIGSSAASSAGAVFGINELLGRPYSRKDLVQFAMQGEKLASGNAHADNVAPALLGAFTLVRSYSPLDIIRIDSPEELYATVVHPQIELKTSDARSVLKQNVSLKSAIMQWGNVGGLVAGLYTKDYDLIGRSLHDEIVEPVRSVLIPGFDQIKQTAYENGALGSGISGSGPSIFALSKGKETAEKIAKAMSDVYEKMNLPYEIHVSKINPDGVRIL; translated from the coding sequence ATGAAAGAAATAAAATTATTCTGTCCCGCTACAATTGCCAATCTCTCCTGCGGATTTGACGTACTCGGACTTTGCTTAGACAATGCGGGCGATGAAATGATTGTTCGAAAAGTCGATCAAAAAGGAGTTCGAATCACTAAAATTGTCGGTGCTGATTTGCCTTTGGAAACCGAAAAAAACGTTTCCGGAGTTGCGGCTTTGGCGATGCTGGAAACCTTAGATGAACTGGACTTCGGATTCGAAATCGAAATTTATAAACATATCAAAGCCGGAAGCGGAATCGGAAGCAGTGCAGCAAGTTCTGCCGGAGCGGTTTTCGGAATTAATGAATTATTGGGAAGACCATATTCCCGTAAAGATTTGGTTCAGTTTGCGATGCAGGGCGAAAAATTAGCCAGCGGAAACGCGCATGCCGACAACGTTGCTCCTGCCCTTTTAGGTGCTTTTACGTTGGTTAGAAGTTATTCGCCTTTGGATATTATCAGAATTGACAGTCCGGAGGAATTATACGCAACGGTTGTTCATCCTCAAATTGAGTTAAAAACATCTGATGCCCGTTCGGTTTTAAAACAAAACGTTTCCCTAAAAAGCGCCATCATGCAATGGGGAAATGTAGGCGGATTGGTTGCAGGTCTTTATACCAAAGATTATGATTTAATTGGAAGATCGCTTCACGACGAAATCGTTGAACCGGTAAGAAGCGTTTTAATTCCAGGATTCGATCAAATCAAACAAACGGCTTATGAAAACGGTGCTTTAGGTTCCGGAATTTCAGGTTCCGGCCCGTCGATTTTCGCTTTAAGTAAAGGAAAAGAAACCGCCGAAAAAATTGCAAAAGCCATGAGCGACGTTTACGAAAAAATGAATTTACCGTATGAAATTCACGTCTCGAAAATTAATCCAGATGGTGTTCGCATTTTGTAA
- a CDS encoding helix-turn-helix domain-containing protein yields the protein MSTAIKPKHIGRNISRIRELKDMKQEALAQAIGTNQQAISAIENSETVDEQKLIEIAKALGVSVEAIKNFSEEAVFNYFNTFNDTVSNSSFGQAANNNYECTFNPLDKVVELYERLVQAEKDKVEYLEKLLNGK from the coding sequence ATGAGTACAGCAATAAAACCAAAACATATCGGCAGAAATATAAGCCGTATCAGAGAGCTTAAAGATATGAAACAAGAAGCACTCGCACAGGCCATAGGAACAAATCAGCAGGCAATTTCGGCTATTGAAAACAGCGAAACGGTTGACGAACAAAAACTAATTGAGATAGCAAAAGCTCTTGGGGTTTCTGTAGAAGCAATTAAAAACTTTTCGGAAGAAGCGGTTTTTAATTATTTTAATACTTTTAATGATACTGTTTCAAATAGTAGTTTTGGACAAGCAGCAAATAATAATTATGAATGTACTTTTAATCCTTTAGATAAAGTTGTTGAACTTTACGAACGTTTAGTGCAAGCTGAAAAAGATAAAGTAGAGTATTTGGAGAAGTTGTTGAATGGGAAATAA
- a CDS encoding abortive infection family protein, translating into MNELISPKYQMKLINSVQEKIWEEFKSYKNVLFYIKKWHQSSEGYNFNDRWENFTINTEVNGNIDLLSTLHSMNGSDLLKIAIDLGVDTPDFIPIIPTFKNEIKEKYENVYETFLKAIKNTESDPGLAIGLINSAFESLIKEILKDERLSTKTTGSETLYKLVQIIIKEFRLNDDNFPVEAKTICTSLLSISQSIEKLRSEKTIFHGKTKDDLLIEDSIYVYLIINSFSTIGLFLNSYHEKKFAKKKIENLENEDDDLPF; encoded by the coding sequence ATGAACGAATTAATATCTCCAAAATATCAAATGAAACTGATAAATTCAGTTCAAGAAAAGATATGGGAAGAATTTAAGAGCTACAAAAATGTTTTATTTTATATAAAAAAATGGCATCAAAGTTCCGAAGGATATAATTTTAACGATAGGTGGGAAAATTTCACTATTAATACTGAAGTAAACGGCAATATCGATTTACTATCAACTTTACATTCAATGAATGGCAGTGATTTATTAAAAATTGCAATTGATTTGGGAGTCGACACACCTGACTTTATTCCTATTATTCCAACTTTTAAAAATGAAATAAAAGAGAAATATGAAAATGTTTACGAGACATTTTTAAAGGCAATAAAAAATACAGAATCAGATCCTGGTTTAGCAATTGGATTAATTAATTCAGCTTTTGAAAGTTTAATAAAAGAAATACTAAAGGATGAAAGATTAAGCACAAAAACTACGGGTTCAGAAACTCTTTATAAACTTGTACAAATAATAATAAAAGAGTTTAGACTTAATGACGATAATTTTCCTGTTGAAGCAAAAACAATTTGCACTTCACTACTTTCCATAAGCCAATCAATAGAAAAATTAAGGAGTGAAAAAACTATTTTTCATGGAAAAACAAAAGATGATTTATTAATAGAAGATTCTATTTATGTTTATTTAATTATCAATTCTTTTTCTACAATCGGACTTTTTCTAAATTCATATCATGAGAAAAAATTTGCTAAAAAGAAAATAGAAAATTTAGAAAATGAAGATGATGACTTACCGTTTTAA